The Mycobacterium paragordonae genome includes a region encoding these proteins:
- a CDS encoding DUF2710 family protein, which translates to MVSGSGPSSELSDRSAGSDADLVEAVLRELSEAADKWEALVAQAETVTYSVDLGDVHAVVNSDGRLLELTLHPDVMTGYAPGELADRLNLAIAALREEAEAENQARYGGGLQW; encoded by the coding sequence ATGGTGTCGGGGTCGGGTCCTTCCAGCGAGCTCAGCGACCGAAGCGCCGGAAGCGATGCAGACCTCGTCGAAGCGGTTCTTCGTGAACTGAGCGAGGCAGCCGACAAGTGGGAAGCACTGGTCGCCCAGGCTGAGACCGTCACCTACAGCGTGGACCTCGGCGACGTGCACGCGGTGGTGAACTCGGACGGCCGCCTGCTCGAGTTGACGTTGCACCCGGACGTGATGACCGGCTACGCACCCGGCGAGCTGGCCGACAGATTGAACCTCGCGATCGCAGCGCTGCGAGAGGAGGCCGAAGCCGAGAACCAGGCACGGTACGGCGGAGGCCTGCAGTGGTGA
- a CDS encoding DUF4226 domain-containing protein, giving the protein MTTYQDLVDTMRLIQERTGDPLAWMVGLTPDERIAAVSPPTTGAQLAEILAKIRRQHPDLFSPPASPAPAPADRADGDAAKAIADAEAALAHQNSMTSQLDLQVVSAILNAHLTTVEGRDALTKLQHEIETAVATRSDLDTPSGARDFQRLLIGKLRDIREVVATASLDDTSKSALMAAWTSLYNASKNAPETSPAPRPASEAAPSPGRGADRQPMPALASEPLPDSFLLDDPGSVPAGASGPLPAATSAPATAPSAGGGTSPAGASMPALGAPSGFALPNLPTGGTGRGSRSLDDGLFDDDPVDRESAEDKKRDAQEADHRDDEHRDPAAEQPAAPLTGPTTVTLPTGETVTAASPQLAAAIKAAAAGTPIADAFQQQGITIPPPGTAVSAPLDPSRVEPGDIGMFTDRHALALGRSKALLDGQIQHISTVTGPSFLGWEHPPVPAGQTTAPPTDTPTPTRPSATA; this is encoded by the coding sequence GTGACGACATATCAGGACCTCGTGGACACCATGCGACTCATCCAGGAGCGCACCGGCGATCCGTTGGCATGGATGGTCGGGCTGACACCCGACGAACGGATCGCCGCGGTATCACCCCCGACGACCGGGGCGCAGCTCGCCGAGATCCTGGCCAAGATACGGCGGCAGCACCCGGACCTCTTCTCCCCGCCGGCCTCCCCCGCCCCGGCACCGGCAGATCGCGCCGACGGCGATGCCGCCAAAGCCATCGCGGATGCGGAAGCCGCTCTGGCCCATCAGAATTCCATGACATCTCAGCTTGACCTGCAGGTGGTTTCGGCGATCCTGAATGCGCACCTGACCACGGTCGAGGGCCGGGACGCCCTCACCAAACTGCAGCACGAGATCGAGACGGCCGTCGCAACGCGCTCTGATCTCGACACCCCCTCTGGCGCAAGGGACTTCCAGCGTCTGCTGATCGGCAAGCTCAGAGATATCCGCGAGGTGGTCGCCACCGCGAGCCTGGACGACACGTCGAAGTCGGCCCTGATGGCCGCGTGGACGTCGCTGTACAACGCGTCGAAGAACGCACCGGAGACATCGCCCGCCCCGCGTCCGGCGTCCGAAGCGGCACCATCGCCCGGGCGCGGCGCCGACCGACAGCCGATGCCGGCCCTCGCATCGGAACCGTTGCCCGACTCGTTCCTCCTCGATGACCCCGGGTCGGTGCCGGCCGGCGCTTCGGGGCCGTTGCCCGCGGCGACGTCCGCTCCGGCAACTGCGCCCAGTGCGGGCGGTGGAACATCGCCGGCGGGCGCCTCAATGCCGGCGTTGGGAGCACCGAGTGGGTTCGCGCTGCCGAACCTGCCGACCGGCGGCACCGGCCGGGGCTCGAGATCGCTGGACGACGGGTTGTTCGACGACGACCCCGTTGACCGTGAGTCAGCTGAGGACAAGAAGCGTGATGCCCAGGAAGCCGACCACCGAGACGACGAGCATCGCGACCCGGCCGCCGAACAGCCCGCGGCGCCGCTCACAGGTCCGACGACGGTGACGCTGCCCACCGGCGAGACGGTGACCGCCGCCAGCCCGCAACTGGCCGCGGCGATCAAGGCCGCAGCGGCAGGCACCCCGATCGCCGACGCATTCCAGCAACAGGGCATTACCATCCCGCCGCCGGGCACGGCAGTCAGCGCTCCCCTCGACCCGTCCCGAGTAGAGCCAGGCGATATCGGCATGTTCACCGATCGGCACGCACTTGCCCTCGGACGTAGCAAGGCGCTGCTCGACGGCCAGATTCAACACATTTCGACCGTGACCGGGCCGAGCTTCCTAGGCTGGGAGCACCCGCCGGTGCCGGCGGGCCAGACGACCGCACCGCCTACTGACACACCCACACCGACCCGGCCATCAGCCACGGCCTAG
- a CDS encoding WhiB family transcriptional regulator, protein MANPCTSNPELWFGYPDDDGGDGAAKARIYERSAMEARVQCLRRCPLAQQRLCAEWAIKHGEEYGVWAGVKLPGGQYRKREQLAHAHEVLRRIAAGKINARELPENAALLARLENDAETNRLPLNAVVLHLPAAQVGPRSAA, encoded by the coding sequence ATGGCAAACCCCTGCACCTCAAACCCGGAACTGTGGTTCGGCTACCCCGATGACGACGGTGGCGACGGTGCCGCCAAGGCGCGCATCTACGAGCGGTCGGCAATGGAGGCGAGGGTGCAGTGCCTGCGCCGGTGCCCCCTGGCGCAGCAACGCCTGTGCGCCGAGTGGGCGATCAAGCACGGCGAGGAATACGGCGTCTGGGCCGGCGTCAAGTTGCCCGGCGGGCAGTACCGCAAGCGCGAACAACTGGCGCACGCCCACGAGGTGCTGCGGCGAATCGCCGCAGGAAAGATCAACGCTCGTGAACTACCCGAGAACGCGGCCCTGCTGGCGCGCCTGGAAAACGACGCCGAGACCAACCGGCTTCCGTTGAACGCCGTGGTCCTGCATCTTCCTGCCGCACAGGTGGGTCCGCGTTCGGCGGCCTGA
- a CDS encoding DUF4226 domain-containing protein — MSDQAGSSISAITARQAELANRHRAASEADRVLADTLAGAHEALRESLRRLDAIAAEIERAHRLALDSPLGAREFQRFLLAKQRDITTVITDAREVSRAKSAVLQGLRSQYSRPSTG, encoded by the coding sequence ATGTCGGACCAAGCGGGATCCTCGATCAGTGCCATTACCGCCCGCCAAGCCGAGCTGGCGAACAGGCACCGCGCTGCCTCCGAGGCGGACCGGGTGCTGGCCGACACCCTCGCCGGTGCGCATGAGGCGTTGCGGGAGAGCCTGCGCCGGCTCGATGCGATCGCGGCGGAGATCGAGCGTGCGCACCGCCTTGCGCTCGATTCGCCGTTGGGCGCGCGTGAATTTCAACGTTTCCTGCTGGCCAAGCAACGCGACATCACCACTGTCATCACCGATGCCCGCGAGGTGAGCCGCGCCAAAAGCGCTGTGCTGCAAGGGCTGCGGTCGCAGTACAGCCGGCCGTCCACAGGGTGA
- a CDS encoding C40 family peptidase: MTEPELEALERAHRLFAGTAPAVTMGAVPDPEPKYVAPHAPYQRAVNRSRVVLTSAAHTDSAVATIIAGARRDRAVARGLTGGVVDEARADAALTPATPLGQREAMRRRVARLRAQRAHVLAAHGRARRHAEALRALRYHATHHRPRLTSAHGRAGAAVRAALSRIGRPYVWGATGPDQFDCSGLVQWAYGQAGVHLDRTTYQQINDGVPVPRNQVKPGDLVFPHTGHVQMAIGNNLVVEAPYSGASVRISRMGTNVAIRRPW, translated from the coding sequence GTGACTGAGCCGGAATTGGAGGCACTGGAGCGCGCCCACCGACTGTTCGCCGGAACCGCTCCCGCCGTGACGATGGGAGCGGTGCCGGATCCTGAGCCGAAATACGTTGCGCCCCATGCTCCATATCAGCGTGCGGTGAACCGCAGCCGCGTCGTCCTGACTTCAGCCGCCCACACGGATTCAGCAGTAGCGACGATCATCGCCGGCGCACGGCGGGACAGGGCCGTTGCGCGGGGGCTCACCGGTGGTGTTGTCGATGAAGCCCGCGCCGATGCCGCGCTCACCCCGGCGACCCCGCTTGGTCAGCGCGAGGCGATGCGCCGGCGGGTGGCGCGGTTGCGAGCGCAACGGGCCCACGTACTTGCCGCGCACGGCAGGGCGCGGCGCCACGCCGAAGCATTGCGTGCGCTGCGGTATCACGCCACGCACCATCGCCCCCGGCTGACCTCGGCGCACGGTCGTGCGGGCGCGGCGGTCAGGGCCGCGCTGTCGAGGATCGGTCGCCCGTATGTCTGGGGTGCGACCGGTCCCGACCAGTTCGACTGCTCCGGCCTGGTCCAGTGGGCCTATGGGCAGGCCGGGGTCCACCTCGACCGCACCACCTACCAACAGATCAACGACGGAGTTCCGGTGCCGCGCAACCAGGTGAAACCGGGCGACCTCGTCTTCCCGCACACCGGGCACGTACAAATGGCCATCGGCAACAATCTGGTGGTCGAAGCGCCCTATTCGGGTGCCTCCGTCCGGATCAGCCGAATGGGCACCAACGTGGCGATCCGGCGGCCCTGGTAG
- a CDS encoding acyl-CoA dehydrogenase family protein, producing the protein MTFDVSPTAAQHDLARRTHEFAEQVIRPVAMEYDQRQEFPWPVLEEAAQRGFYSPLFYRDLIGDPTGVSLPMFMEELFWGCAGIGLAIVMPALALSAIGQAASPEQMLQWAPECFGTPGDLKLAALAISEPEGGSDVRNLRTVARRDGDDWIIDGHKMWIGNGGIANVHVVNAVVDEELGHRGQALFVVPGGTPGLELVRKLDKLGCRASHTAELRFNGVRVPGGNLLGGQDKLEHKLAKAREVVAGAKKSGSATLGTFEQTRPMVAAQAIGIARAALEYATAYATEREAFGGPIIDNQGIAFPLADLATQIDAARLLTWRASWMAANNVPFERGEGSMSKLAASEVAVKATERAIQTMGGWGYITDHPVEKWYRDAKLYTIFEGTSEIQRMVISNALGSSVDVPPLHVTVEPTGGPLNRMFGRGTPLRSRAADRALALKDRIPEPVMRVAMKALQPPGR; encoded by the coding sequence ATGACTTTCGACGTATCCCCTACCGCAGCACAACACGATCTGGCCCGGCGGACCCACGAGTTCGCCGAGCAGGTGATCCGGCCGGTCGCAATGGAATACGACCAGCGGCAGGAGTTTCCGTGGCCGGTGCTGGAGGAGGCGGCCCAACGTGGTTTCTACAGCCCGCTGTTCTATCGCGATCTGATCGGCGACCCGACCGGCGTCTCGCTACCGATGTTCATGGAAGAGCTGTTCTGGGGCTGCGCGGGAATCGGCCTGGCCATCGTGATGCCGGCCCTGGCACTCTCGGCGATCGGCCAGGCCGCCTCACCCGAGCAAATGCTGCAGTGGGCGCCGGAATGCTTCGGAACCCCAGGGGACCTCAAGCTGGCCGCACTGGCCATCTCAGAACCCGAGGGCGGCAGCGATGTCCGCAACCTCCGCACCGTCGCCCGCCGCGACGGCGACGACTGGATCATCGACGGACACAAGATGTGGATCGGCAACGGCGGTATCGCCAATGTCCACGTGGTGAACGCGGTGGTCGACGAGGAACTCGGCCACCGCGGCCAGGCGCTGTTCGTCGTACCGGGCGGGACCCCCGGGCTGGAGCTGGTTCGCAAGCTGGACAAGTTGGGCTGTCGGGCATCCCACACCGCCGAGCTGCGGTTCAACGGTGTCCGGGTGCCGGGCGGCAATCTGCTCGGCGGACAGGACAAGCTCGAACACAAGCTGGCCAAGGCCCGCGAAGTGGTGGCCGGGGCAAAGAAGTCGGGCTCCGCCACGCTGGGCACCTTCGAGCAGACCCGGCCCATGGTGGCGGCGCAGGCGATCGGAATCGCGCGCGCCGCACTGGAATACGCGACCGCTTACGCGACCGAGCGGGAAGCGTTCGGCGGACCGATCATCGACAACCAGGGGATCGCGTTTCCGTTGGCCGACTTGGCGACTCAGATCGACGCGGCCCGGCTGCTGACGTGGCGCGCCTCGTGGATGGCGGCCAACAACGTCCCCTTCGAGCGGGGCGAAGGCTCCATGTCCAAGCTGGCCGCCAGCGAAGTCGCGGTCAAAGCCACCGAGCGGGCGATTCAGACGATGGGCGGCTGGGGCTACATCACCGATCACCCGGTGGAGAAGTGGTATCGAGATGCCAAGTTGTACACCATCTTTGAGGGCACTAGTGAGATTCAGCGGATGGTGATCTCCAATGCTCTGGGTTCGTCCGTCGACGTCCCGCCCCTGCACGTGACCGTCGAACCGACCGGGGGTCCCCTCAACCGGATGTTCGGCAGGGGGACACCGCTGCGCTCTCGGGCGGCCGACCGGGCGCTGGCGCTCAAAGACCGCATTCCCGAGCCGGTGATGCGGGTCGCTATGAAGGCGCTGCAACCGCCGGGCCGGTAA
- the eccB gene encoding type VII secretion protein EccB has translation MPLNLSNRDQNSGHLFYNRRLRAAITRFSVRMKHDDRKQQAAVALSLVLVLIGVGWMALLHIMKPAGLVAGSAVIGNRDTGAIYAKVNGRLYPALNLTSARLVVGNATAPTWVTSNEIAKFPTGPMIGIPGVPDSLPVAAAAVSAWAVCDTAPNGTRGSTTPPLVTAIAGRLTPLDRAAAMSPTQALLATHNGTTYVIWGGQRSRIDPADRSVTFNLGLDPGVTYPVELSNALFDAMPATEPLVSPTIPDSGTASRWLPELKVGSVLQSRDSGGTVNGFYVLLTGGVQKISSFVADLLRTRDSQGSTAPTLIAPDRLIHIPVVDVLNVDYYPSGKLEFVDTKANPVTCVGWEKQASDPQARVAIISGRGLPVPSGMDSRLVHLVRDDRSPESSEADQTLVLPDAANFVATTSGVLTAASRESLYWVSPQGVRYGIQSDPRTLQALGLDPRLAVQAPWPLVRTFAPGPAISRDAALVARDAVSAGGALAPLPDASETGS, from the coding sequence GTGCCGCTCAATCTGTCCAACCGAGACCAGAATTCGGGGCATCTGTTCTATAACCGACGGCTGCGCGCCGCGATTACCCGGTTCTCCGTCCGGATGAAGCACGACGACCGTAAACAGCAGGCGGCGGTGGCCCTTTCGCTCGTCCTGGTGCTCATCGGTGTCGGCTGGATGGCCCTGCTGCACATCATGAAGCCGGCCGGCTTGGTCGCTGGTTCGGCCGTCATCGGGAACCGCGACACCGGAGCCATCTACGCCAAAGTCAACGGGCGCCTGTACCCGGCGCTCAACCTCACCTCCGCACGGCTGGTCGTCGGCAATGCCACCGCGCCTACCTGGGTTACGTCAAACGAAATCGCCAAATTCCCGACCGGTCCGATGATCGGTATCCCCGGCGTGCCCGACAGCCTGCCCGTCGCGGCCGCCGCGGTGTCCGCGTGGGCGGTGTGTGACACCGCACCCAACGGGACTCGGGGCAGCACCACACCGCCCCTCGTCACTGCGATCGCGGGACGGCTGACTCCACTGGACAGGGCAGCTGCGATGAGCCCGACGCAGGCACTCCTGGCAACGCACAACGGCACGACCTACGTGATCTGGGGAGGGCAACGGTCGCGCATCGACCCGGCCGACCGCTCGGTGACCTTCAATCTGGGTCTGGATCCCGGCGTGACGTATCCGGTCGAACTGTCCAACGCCCTCTTTGACGCCATGCCGGCGACGGAACCGCTTGTATCACCGACGATTCCGGATTCGGGAACCGCGTCGCGGTGGCTGCCCGAGCTGAAGGTGGGCAGCGTCCTTCAATCCCGCGACTCCGGTGGAACCGTCAACGGGTTCTATGTCCTGCTGACCGGAGGCGTGCAGAAGATCAGCAGCTTCGTCGCGGATCTGCTGCGCACCAGGGACTCTCAAGGCTCGACGGCACCCACGCTGATAGCGCCGGACCGATTGATCCACATCCCGGTCGTCGACGTGCTCAATGTCGACTACTATCCGTCCGGCAAACTGGAATTCGTTGACACCAAAGCTAATCCGGTGACCTGTGTGGGATGGGAGAAACAAGCTTCCGACCCCCAGGCCAGAGTCGCCATCATCTCGGGTCGGGGCCTGCCGGTTCCGAGTGGCATGGACTCACGTCTGGTGCATCTGGTGCGCGATGACCGCAGCCCGGAGTCCAGCGAGGCCGACCAGACATTGGTCCTGCCAGATGCGGCCAACTTCGTGGCCACCACCAGCGGCGTGCTGACCGCGGCCAGCCGAGAAAGCCTGTATTGGGTTTCACCGCAAGGAGTTCGCTACGGGATCCAATCCGATCCGCGGACCCTGCAAGCGCTCGGACTGGATCCACGCCTCGCCGTGCAGGCACCATGGCCCCTGGTACGCACATTCGCGCCCGGTCCAGCGATCAGTCGCGACGCGGCCCTGGTTGCCCGCGACGCGGTATCCGCGGGCGGCGCACTGGCGCCCCTTCCCGATGCCAGCGAGACGGGGAGTTAG
- a CDS encoding ESX-1 secretion-associated protein, whose amino-acid sequence MADRIHVVPAHLREAAAHHQQTSEQLRALPASHAAIQASLDSLGPIYSELREAGRELLELRRECYEQQADDHADIAQNLHTSAALWEQHEQEAAGKLGGILDG is encoded by the coding sequence ATGGCAGACCGAATTCATGTGGTGCCGGCTCATTTGCGGGAAGCCGCCGCCCATCACCAACAGACCTCCGAGCAGTTGCGTGCCCTGCCCGCCTCGCACGCGGCCATCCAGGCGAGCCTGGACTCCCTCGGCCCCATCTACAGCGAGCTGCGGGAGGCCGGACGGGAACTGCTCGAACTCAGGCGGGAGTGCTACGAACAACAAGCCGACGACCACGCCGACATCGCCCAGAACCTGCACACCTCAGCGGCGCTATGGGAGCAGCACGAACAAGAGGCAGCCGGCAAACTCGGCGGCATCCTCGACGGATGA
- a CDS encoding helix-turn-helix domain-containing protein, whose product MSRESAGAAIRALRESRDWSLADLAAATDVSIMGLSYLERGARKPHKSTVQKVEEGLGLPPGTYSRLVVAADPEAELARLLSARPPAPTAARSTGSGSAGSVIVERHSDTDVLEEYAEAQLETLRSLIDRMPAKTSNEYETYILTVIAQCVKAEMLAASSWRVAVNAGADSTGRLMSHLEALEATRSGLLERLPTSLSARFDRACSWSSLPDAVIAALIGVTSEDVWDIRNRGVIPSGAIPRVRAFTDAVWGTHEPVDEGTAGD is encoded by the coding sequence GTGAGCCGCGAGTCGGCCGGCGCGGCCATTCGCGCGCTCCGCGAATCACGGGACTGGTCACTCGCCGACCTCGCGGCGGCTACCGATGTGAGCATCATGGGGTTGAGCTACCTTGAACGCGGCGCCCGCAAACCCCACAAAAGCACTGTTCAGAAGGTTGAAGAAGGGCTCGGCCTGCCTCCGGGCACGTATTCGCGGCTCGTGGTCGCGGCGGATCCCGAGGCGGAACTGGCTCGCCTGCTCTCGGCGCGACCGCCGGCGCCCACCGCCGCCCGGAGCACTGGATCGGGCAGCGCTGGATCGGTCATTGTCGAGCGTCACAGCGATACCGATGTCCTCGAAGAGTACGCCGAGGCACAGCTTGAAACGCTGCGGTCACTCATCGACCGGATGCCGGCGAAGACATCAAACGAATATGAGACGTATATTCTGACCGTGATCGCACAGTGCGTGAAAGCGGAGATGCTGGCCGCCAGTTCATGGCGGGTTGCGGTGAACGCGGGCGCCGATTCGACGGGACGCCTCATGTCGCACTTAGAGGCGCTCGAGGCCACCCGAAGCGGGCTATTGGAACGGCTGCCGACGAGTCTGAGCGCCCGATTCGACCGGGCGTGCTCGTGGTCGTCACTTCCGGACGCGGTCATTGCGGCGCTGATCGGCGTCACCAGCGAAGACGTGTGGGACATCCGCAACCGGGGTGTCATCCCGTCCGGAGCAATCCCCCGGGTGCGCGCCTTCACCGATGCGGTGTGGGGAACCCATGAGCCCGTCGACGAAGGGACGGCCGGTGACTGA
- a CDS encoding DUF5631 domain-containing protein codes for MGIFGRITARQRLRRATQESLSVPTFSAPLDCTPWVTGGLWPAELSAAGNSETATAAGYLKADLQRIAGAANDELRAIGRAGMEYTARRDAEARVIDEARDLAVRRVESTMRHLRRQRQDADPRADMDKTQVLPAIRDEPPAPAPAPSTDGQQPAEVADSSAGTADDRLQGLLAFVARQEPRLSWAVGERPDGTTVLVTDLAHGWIPPGIAVPDGVRLLEPQRRSGRAVDLLGATTRVLTYTPGDPGRWSSDAPDPQTSAQPLELPAVEDLDWELRVATHGREGLPRLVNAMAKAVASGADIVEQEVDLLRVHLDTVRYQVLAQYPDVDPAHLLDCMLLAAIDGRVSGDPMSANYHFAWFAKLDATPTGSRGETGPESAD; via the coding sequence GTGGGGATCTTCGGCCGTATCACCGCGCGGCAGCGTCTGCGCAGAGCGACCCAGGAATCGTTGTCGGTACCCACCTTCAGCGCGCCGCTCGATTGCACGCCCTGGGTCACCGGCGGCCTGTGGCCAGCGGAGTTATCGGCGGCCGGAAACTCCGAAACCGCAACCGCCGCTGGGTATCTCAAGGCTGATCTACAGCGGATCGCCGGCGCCGCGAACGATGAGTTGCGAGCGATCGGCAGAGCGGGCATGGAGTACACGGCCCGGCGCGACGCCGAAGCGAGAGTGATCGACGAGGCCCGCGACTTGGCGGTGCGCCGCGTCGAATCGACAATGCGCCATCTGCGCCGGCAGCGGCAGGACGCCGATCCGCGCGCAGACATGGACAAGACGCAGGTCCTTCCCGCGATCCGCGATGAGCCGCCCGCTCCGGCGCCAGCCCCAAGCACGGACGGGCAACAACCGGCTGAGGTTGCGGACAGTTCGGCGGGAACCGCCGACGACCGGTTGCAGGGGCTACTGGCATTTGTGGCGCGGCAGGAGCCGCGCCTGAGCTGGGCCGTCGGAGAGCGGCCAGACGGCACGACTGTGCTGGTCACCGACCTCGCCCACGGCTGGATTCCGCCGGGCATCGCCGTACCCGATGGAGTGCGACTATTGGAGCCCCAGCGGCGCAGCGGTCGCGCGGTCGATTTGCTGGGTGCTACCACCCGCGTGCTGACCTACACGCCGGGTGATCCCGGCAGGTGGTCGAGTGACGCTCCCGACCCGCAAACTTCGGCGCAGCCGCTGGAGCTACCTGCAGTCGAGGACCTGGACTGGGAGCTGAGGGTGGCGACGCACGGGCGCGAGGGCCTACCCCGCCTGGTGAACGCCATGGCCAAGGCGGTCGCCTCCGGCGCCGACATCGTCGAGCAAGAAGTCGATCTGCTGCGGGTTCATCTGGACACCGTCCGGTACCAGGTCCTGGCGCAATACCCCGACGTCGATCCGGCGCACCTGCTCGACTGCATGTTGCTCGCCGCTATCGACGGCCGCGTTTCCGGGGACCCGATGTCAGCGAATTACCACTTCGCGTGGTTCGCGAAACTGGACGCCACGCCAACCGGGAGCCGGGGCGAAACCGGACCGGAAAGTGCCGACTGA
- a CDS encoding pirin family protein: MSNLETAPAEVACGASQVASSRPVVQVLRPREVPLGGPRAMPVQRTLPQRQRSLIGAWCFVDHYGPVTGDAARMDVPPHPHTGLQTVSWLFSGEVEHRDSAGVHAMVRPGELNLMTAGAGICHSEVAVGGGALHGAQLWVALPDSVRDTDRDFAHYRPEPVSVPGARASVFLGALAGSHSPVTTFTPLLGAQIDLDPRADLELAIDPAFEHGVLCDDGDVALDGVRLAVADLGYQGTGHSVLRLRNVGERPARVLVLGGAPFCEELVMWWNFVGRSHEEIVTYRQLWQDPRNDSADRFGAVRGYQGSVTRLPAPPMPTTRLVPRPLPHQQEHT; this comes from the coding sequence GTGAGCAACCTGGAGACCGCGCCCGCTGAAGTTGCTTGCGGCGCTTCGCAGGTCGCATCATCCCGCCCGGTTGTGCAGGTGCTCCGGCCACGAGAGGTGCCCCTGGGCGGGCCACGGGCAATGCCGGTGCAGCGCACCCTGCCGCAGCGGCAACGCTCGCTGATCGGCGCCTGGTGCTTCGTCGACCACTACGGGCCCGTCACCGGAGATGCCGCGCGAATGGATGTTCCACCCCATCCGCACACCGGCCTGCAGACGGTGAGCTGGCTGTTCAGCGGGGAAGTGGAGCACCGCGACAGCGCCGGCGTACACGCCATGGTTCGGCCCGGTGAACTCAACCTGATGACCGCCGGTGCGGGCATCTGTCACTCCGAAGTCGCGGTGGGCGGTGGGGCGCTGCACGGCGCGCAGTTGTGGGTGGCGCTGCCGGATTCGGTGCGCGACACCGACCGCGACTTCGCGCACTACCGACCCGAACCGGTGTCGGTGCCGGGGGCCCGCGCCTCGGTCTTCCTGGGCGCGCTCGCCGGAAGTCATTCGCCGGTAACGACTTTCACCCCTCTGCTCGGTGCCCAGATTGACCTGGACCCGCGGGCCGACCTCGAACTCGCGATCGACCCGGCGTTTGAACACGGGGTGCTGTGCGACGACGGCGATGTCGCACTGGATGGCGTTCGCCTGGCTGTGGCGGACCTGGGATACCAGGGCACCGGACATTCGGTGCTGCGGCTGCGCAACGTGGGGGAGCGCCCTGCCCGGGTCCTGGTGCTGGGTGGGGCTCCGTTCTGCGAGGAGTTGGTCATGTGGTGGAACTTCGTCGGGCGCAGCCACGAGGAGATCGTCACCTACCGGCAACTCTGGCAGGACCCCCGTAACGATTCAGCCGACCGCTTCGGTGCCGTCCGGGGCTATCAGGGTTCGGTCACCCGGCTGCCCGCCCCGCCGATGCCCACCACCCGGCTGGTTCCCCGGCCACTTCCACATCAGCAGGAGCACACATGA
- a CDS encoding GNAT family N-acetyltransferase, translating to MTTDKTGAEVDIRAEDRRYTIAVAGQDVGFADFADRGDQRVFHHTEIDPAFGGRGLATLLLEDALKATRADGKRIVPVCSMVVTVLKKHPEYNDIADPVTAEVVGWVNTQPSN from the coding sequence ATGACAACGGACAAGACCGGTGCAGAGGTCGACATCCGGGCCGAGGACCGGCGCTACACGATCGCCGTCGCCGGTCAGGACGTCGGCTTCGCCGATTTCGCGGACCGGGGCGATCAGCGGGTCTTCCACCACACCGAAATCGACCCCGCCTTCGGCGGACGCGGCTTGGCGACGCTGCTGCTCGAGGATGCGCTGAAGGCAACACGCGCGGACGGCAAGCGGATTGTGCCGGTCTGCTCCATGGTCGTCACGGTGCTCAAGAAGCATCCCGAGTACAACGACATCGCTGACCCGGTGACCGCCGAAGTCGTGGGATGGGTCAACACCCAGCCCAGCAACTGA
- a CDS encoding DUF2694 family protein, whose amino-acid sequence MTDANPAFDTVHPSGHILVRSCRGGYLHSVALSEAAMETDAQTLAEGILLTADVSCLKALLEVRAEIVAAGHSPSAEVPTDADLDAAIEKLLDHRLRRRGH is encoded by the coding sequence ATGACCGACGCCAATCCCGCCTTCGACACCGTGCATCCCAGCGGTCACATCCTGGTGCGGTCGTGTCGTGGCGGATACCTGCACAGTGTCGCGCTCAGCGAGGCGGCCATGGAGACGGACGCCCAAACTCTGGCCGAGGGCATCCTGCTGACCGCTGACGTCTCGTGCCTCAAGGCGCTGCTGGAAGTGCGCGCCGAGATTGTCGCGGCCGGACATTCCCCATCGGCGGAGGTGCCGACGGACGCCGACCTCGATGCGGCGATCGAGAAGCTGCTCGACCACCGGCTGCGTCGCCGCGGCCACTGA